The sequence ATAAGGTCGGCTCTgttgcgaaaaaaaaattgattTGCGTGACTTGTACATAATATACTTGAGAAatcacaaaaaaagacaaaaaagaaacacccACCCCCACCCAACAAACACCGCTGGAACATACCCAGTTTGAATATTGTCGGGTGTCACATCAATCTGTTGAGCTTGTTGAAAGGGGAGCAGGACAGAAAAGATGAAATACACATAATTCATATCTCAATTCGAGTTCTCGTAGATGAAAAGTACCGGGTCGGGTCGGGTCGCACGCTGGGCTGGATGAACagatgatcaaggagaaagacgatgatgcggatgctggaaaaaaaaaaggtaaacCCCAAGAGAAATCAGGAGAAGGGTAGGGTCTCTCCACAAACAGCGACCCAGAAAGAATGCCATGAGACTCTCATCGAAACAAGAAATGGCTTTGACAGAAGCATACCTGTGGACAGAAAGACACgcgcaagaaaaaaaatattcgAGCAGATGCGGGGGCAGGATGAAACAACAAAGAGGGTCTTCAGATAGATCAATCCTGCACAACGTCAAGAAAGAACCTAGATCAAAAATCACTTTTCAGTCTCAGCCTTTCATTCGATCCTTCACCCAAAACCAACGGTACATCATCCTCCAGTTGGCAGCCTCGTCTTCAACATAGTCACCTACTAATTCCGCGGTTTCATTCACCTCGCCCGCAACCTGGGATACTGCCGAGGAAGGGTCCAGTCCTGGCGCTTCTTTGGCGGCAGCAGCCATCGTGGCTGGATCGGAGGTCATATCCACGGCGACACCTCCAGACTGGGTCTTGAGAGCGTCCTCCGCCCCTTCGCGTGTCTGTTCCGCATACTCGCGGGCGCCCTCGCGAACAATCTCGCCATATTCTTCGGCTTGTTCACGAGCACGGGCAAGGAGCTCTTCGGGAGAAGGATACCGGCGCGCCACGATCAGCAAAAGGTAGTAGAATTTGACAATAGACGCGTAGATTGCATCCTTGGCCAGCATGGTGAATCCGTGGGAGAAGAATGATTTCAAGACCTCGCCGGGCAGACCAGCATACAATGCTGAAATGCCTTCTTTTTGGTAGATCGTCGCGACGGCGGAGAAAATCTTGGGAGTGAATGCGGCCAAGATCGCATCCGAACCCGAGCCTTGCGAGGCGGCCTTTTGGGAGTTCCCGAGCGCCTGCGCCCGGGTCTTGGCCAAGGAGAATGGATAGGTGATGGAAGAAGCGGTCGATTTGCTCAGGGCGGCAATGAGGAAGGTCACCGCCGGCGACGGTCGTTGACGCCGCGCCTTTGGAATGAGGGCAGTTTTCAGCGCCTCGttcaaaaagaaggtaatGGACGGATTGAGCGTCAGCACCAAAGCTGCCGAATATCCTGACCAGAACCCACTCAGGCCCTTTTCGGCCCGAATCTGGGCGGCAATGTCTGCGGTGCTGGGCTCCTTCTCGCCCTTTTTACTCTTTCGCGCGGCGGTTTGTTTACGGGTGACGATGTTGCTCAGCGGAGTGGTGAAGAGCTTTGAGAACGCTCCGGCAAGCATGCCCACCGCAAGTTCATCCCAGATGGGGAGCATGACGTTTTGCTCTTGGCCGCCCGGGCTGGTCCCACGCGGGCGACGATGCGCTTTTGCCGAAGGATATTGTAGGcgagaaagaacagaaacGAATCCGTGACCGATTTGCAGGTATCCTGAGCCAATCCTGGATAAAACCCTGCGAGGCCATACTGCTCGTAGATTTTCTTCGCGGCATCGATGATGTCCTTATACTCGGGCTCCCCAGAGGAATCCTTGTCCGATggatctttcttctcctgtGTCTGAAGACGAGCAACAATCACGTTGAGTGGGTAAACGATCACGTTTGCAATCGCAGAACCAAAAGCGCCCGCGACCGCGTTACCAAGCACCGGCAGTGATGGCCCTCGAAGAGCAGAAGTCTTCCAGTCCTCCTTTGGATCGCGTTGTTCGTAGCGGAAGGAGGGATGGAAAGCATCCTGTAGGTGCAGTCACCTTGTGAGCGAAGAGTCTCTGTTGAAGACTAAATAAGTACAGAAGAGCCGACATACCAATTCGGACTCGTAGGTGACTTTGTATTCAGCCAtgataattttttttttttgcgggGAGGGGTGGGACCCTCTCAAAGTGGCCGTTTTATTCAATCTCGAATGATACTTACTCCAGGAGGGTCAAAGAAGAGATTCGACTGCTTCTGTATCCAGGGATCGAATGGGTGGTGAGGTTCTTGGAGTTTACTTCTGAGGAGGCACTTGGGAAAGCCGGTTTGAGAGGGATGGAGTATGCCGCAGAAGAAGCCGATTAAGCGACGGAGACGACTGCAAAGACGCTCTGCCGAACGTGACAATTGCAGGGAGCTCGGTGACGGCCGAGGTCCACGCTGGGATTACATCATGCCGATCATGTGGGCGTGGACCGTGAGCCGACGGGGAACTCAGTGGACGCTGAGTCTAGAGCGGATCAGGTAAGCTGGTCCGTTCATGATGCCGGGCACAGGCGGTCCTCGTCAGGCAACAAGGCATCAACGAATCATCGACAAGCCGGAGGTGAGTGGAACACACCGGCTGTGCGTACGAGAGGACTACGGATTCGAGCATCGAGAGCCTGCACCAAGCAAACCCTCGTACCAAGAGCTCATTAGATGGAAAGTGAGGTAGGCCTCATCCAGCGGGCAGCGTCATGATCATGAAAGATCGAAATTCCTTATTAAAAGGACAGATGTGACCAGGGTAACAGCTCGGGTCGAGGTTTGGCTTCCTGGCTCGTTCTAAGCCACTGTTTCACAGATCTGCCTGGAGATGAAATCGAGGTAGtatccaaaaaaaaaaaccagtGAAATATTCATTGAGgtagaaaaaagaattttaaaagaaaatgaaaagaggGATATGGCTAAAGCCATCTCGGCTGCGTGGATCAAAGTACCGCAAATTGAGGTTGCCCTCAACTATATTGATCGAGGACCCCCGATCACCGAGTGCCTGTTCAATACCCCGGGGAAAGGCCTGGCAGGCCCATGACTCAATGACTTTCCGAGAGGATCGTCTGAGCCGTCCAAGAGGGGCGAAAAAGGTTGAGACCAGAAGAttcaaaaaatcaaaaatcaaaaacaagCAGAAAACATCAGAACACCACGAGGTTCAGCAATCAAAAAAGTCCATCACACCGTTAAGCATTAAAATCGGAGACTCAGAAAGCGGATCTTCAAAGAGGTACGCGGTCCTCTTGGATCCAAGCGGCTCGGCACGTCGAAGACCATGCTGATTTAACCACCGAAACCGTACAGAGTGCGGCCCTGGCGCTTGAGCGCGTAGACGACGTCCAAGGAGGTCACGGTCTTGCGCTTCGCATGCTCAGTGTACGTGACAGCGTCACGAATGACCGACTCGAGGAAGGACTTGAGAACACCGCGAGTCTCCTCGTAAATCATTGCAGAGATACGCTTGACACCACCACGGCGTGCGAGACGACGGATGGCGGGCTTGGTGATACCCTGAATGTTGTCACGCAGAATCTTGCGGTGACGCTTAGCACCACCCTTGCCAAGACCCTTGCCGCCCTTGCCACCTGGATAGAAAGTCTGTCAGTAATCACTCGGATGGTGGATCTGGATTTCCAGCGACGATGAGGTGTTGCGTGAGCCGGTCGACGGGACAGGACCAATCTCACTACGACTGCAGGAAGAGTTGGAGAGCCGGGATGGGGGA comes from Penicillium oxalicum strain HP7-1 chromosome I, whole genome shotgun sequence and encodes:
- a CDS encoding Histone H4.2, coding for MSGRGKGGKGLGKGGAKRHRKILRDNIQGITKPAIRRLARRGGVKRISAMIYEETRGVLKSFLESVIRDAVTYTEHAKRKTVTSLDVVYALKRQGRTLYGFGG